In Fragaria vesca subsp. vesca linkage group LG5, FraVesHawaii_1.0, whole genome shotgun sequence, the genomic stretch TATCTAGAAGGCTACCATACTAAACAAAATAATCTTCACCCCCAATTATAAATGTTCTCGTAGTTTTAGTCTAACATGTTCACGTTATCTGATAACGCGTCATTTTGAGTTAACATATATATACTAGATGCGCAACTTGATATAACTTCCTGGTTGGTTTCAGAGAGAAGCTTTTGTTGCAGTGGATCATCAATCATGGTGGTTTAACAGTAGAGAAATCTGATCAATCCTTTCCCAATAGGCAAACATACACCATACACATTGTACAGTAAATGATCAGAAAAGGACCTTACAAAAGAAGGTTAAAAGAAAAAAGAAAAATGGAATCCACTCAGGGAAAAAATAAAAGAAAGAGGATTTTCCATTTTCGAAAATCACTTCAGCTAATACTAGCTTCTTGAATTCTGCGCAGCATTTCATTCACAGCAGCTGCGATTTCATCCACCGTGTTAAGCATGCATCCTTCTTCCATCTATCCCATACCGCCACCAAAAATGAACCAGGGTTAGTTAATTTTCCAAATAAAATTTCACCAAATTTAGCATAAGAACAAATTGATGCTTGGATCTATATAATTTTAAATTATGCAGAATTTTATAACATGCATGATTTGGATCATTCACCATATTCACTTTATGTACAAGCAGTGCAAAAGCATATGACAAATAATGTGTTGTGTCAAATCATAAAAATAAGAGGTATAAACTGATTAGTTGATAAAGTCCTATGTCGGCCTAGAATTATGAAAAGTGTGACATAAAATCTGATTAGTTTACAACTTCTCCTTTTACTCTTTCACCGTTTTAATGTTTAATCGCAAGTAGTAAAAAAAATTAGGGTAAATTATATTTTCTGGGCCTATCAAGTAAGTGAGAAGATGAGAGTACTTTTGGATGGATTACCTTAACACTAACAGAATAGAGGACCATTTCATCAACAGTGGTGACATTGAGGTGAAGGACAGTGAGCCTAAGACTCTGAAACCCGGCCACCATCTTCAACAACTGCCTCGGCCTCTTCTTGGACAATATCTTAAGATTGGCATGGCTGTCCACCATGGTCACTTCTATGTCTGCAGCTGGCCACTGGTTGTCGTTGTTATTGTTGCTCCGAGGAGCCATGGACGGCTCGTCGTTTACTTGGATACACCCAGATGATGATGAAGAAGATGAAGAAGAGTTTCTGATACACTGTGTTGTTGCATACGTGGAGAACTGTGGGTAGGTGAAGAACTCAGCCAAAGGTACTTGTTCCGGCTTGCTGGTCCTCTTATGGCTGCCGTCCATGGACTGCAACAGTTGCTCTAGCTCCTTCACAAAGTTGATAGCTCCCCCAATAATTGATGCTTGATCTCCCTATATAACACACTGTTAGTGTTAATCATTGTGTACAGATCCCGAAATTTATAATGCAAAAAACGAGGATTAATTTTATATTGTGAGACCAGGAGTCTCACACCGATCGACGACCATGGAAAGTAAAGCTTACCCTTTGAACATAAGAAGTTGGCATCAAAGAGCGGAGGACGGCGAGGTACTCGTTCATTTGCTTGCGGCGGTTGCGCTCTACTACAATGTGGGTCATGCGTTGGTTCTCCATTTCTTCTTTGTTCTTGCTGCTTCTGGTACGACGGCGTTTGCGTCTACCTGTTGTTGCCTGTGGCGGTGGCGGTGGCGGTGTTTCCAGGGCCTCGGGTGAGGAATGAGGAGGATCCCATTCCTTCACATTATGCAGAAATGAAGGAGCAGATGATGAGCAGTTATAGTCCCAATTTTCATCGAGACCGCCTTGTTGGTGGTGCTGTATGTTGTTGTTCTGATGATCAAGAAGTCCAACGAGGGCTTTGTCTTGAGGATCCTCTTGTAAGCTAAAATCATAGCCCCAGTTCGCAAGGGAGTAGAAGTCTTTGGACACATAGCTAAATGGGTTGTAGTCTTTTGGATAAACCACAGCTTCTAATGCCATCACTTTACAGTAGAATCACCTTTCTTACAAGCAATAAGTATAAAAGAAGATGATAAAGTGTAGGAGAGGGGCTTTTGTGAAGAGAATTGAAGGTTGGAAGAGAGGATGAGAAGCTCTTTGGGTCTAAAAGAAACACCCAAACTAATGATGAATAAGAAATTTAGGATTGGAGAAGGGAGAGGATGCTAAAGCACTAAGGAACCAAAAGAGCAAACAAACTCACCCTTTTATCATCTCCAAATGAGAAAGCCTGGTTCCTTTTAAAAGAGCTTTAAGCCTAAACAAACAAAAAGCTACATTGTGTTGCACGTGAGACATCATGTAGACCAGTAACTTGATCAAAGACTAGCCAGAGATTCTCTTGGTTCTCCAAGACACATACTATACTATATAAGTATATAAGTATATATATCGATGGACAGTCCTCTACATCTTGATTAAACAAAGAGGAATATAGAATAGTGATACAGAATAATTAGCATGGAATCGTAGTTTGTATACTTGTAATTTTATGGCTTATAAGGCATGTAAAATCTATAAATGTGGTTCGTGGAATTCAACATTGATCACATTACTAAAGACGGTAACTATTAGTGGCATATCAGTTATAAGAGAAAATGAAAACAATCACCAAATGCACCCAAAAACTTGCCCTTAAATTGACTTAATTAACAAGTTGATTTATATTAGGTCCTCTTCTGTCAGGCGCACCTCCTTTCACATCTCTTTTATGGCTTGGATTTTGATGCATGGTGGATGGTACGGTGCTGTTTTGAGGGAGCTCTTCCTCTAGGTTGTAGGTACCTAGAGGTTTCACATCTCTTTTATGGCTTGGATTTTGATGCATGGTGGATGGTATGGTGCTGTTTTAAGGGAGCTCTTCCTCTAGGTTGTAGGTACCGGTATCCATATGATTTGTGCATTAAAATTCGATTGACATCAGTTACTCAGGTATATATATCAACATTCTGATTTAACACTCCACTATCTTACAACTGCTGACGGTTATGGCGACGGCAATGCTAACGAGCTTGAGTGGTAGGTGTAGTAGATTATTGGTATTGTTGTATTATTGTATTTAGATGTAGGGCTTTCGGTCCATAAATTAGTCAGTTATCAATTTCCTCTCATTTTTTCTAGTTTGATCGTGTTGGATACCTATGTTTTTTGTTTTTAGTAGCTATTTCGGCCTCGTGTTTACATGCTAACTTTGTAATTGTGTTCGTCTCTTAACTAATAAAATATTCATTTCTTAAAAATAAAAAACAAGTTGATTTATATGCTCTTTCTCCTGTAACACACTAGAAATGTTTCAAAGACGTATATAAGGTAGAACTATTGTTATATGTCACCCTAGATAAAAGAATACAGGCATCTACATTATTAGCTACATTTCTCGTTTTAGAGAGACATAGAGATCGAGATCCACTAGAGCATAGTGAGATCATCTCACCGCGGTAAGCTAGAGAGACATCATATGTTAAAATCCACTAATTATATAGGGTTATGATATTTCATCATTCCTTGTAAGACAATTAACTCAATCATCTCTAACGACCTAAGGAGGCACCATCATTAGAACTAAAGACTCCCTGGGAATCATGACATTCACAATTATTGAGTCGATCAACAAAACAAAAGCTTAATATCTTCAACACTAATATATCCTTCAAGAACAATCATTTGAAGGTAACGAGGGCCTCCCTCATATTTTGTATAACGACCAACTCCTAAACAACTCGATTCTACTTGATAAACTAATCAGGCTTTAGGTGAAATAATACAAATAACGGGGACCCTTTTGAGAAGACATGTTGTTGGGGGTGGGCCAAAAGGCATATATCCTTATGTCATTCACAGTACACGATTTTAACCGTGAGGACAGTCTTCTCCCCATTTCAACCCGCTTTTGTTTTCGTTCACGCTCTGCAAACCCTAATTCTGCAGAACTATCATGGTTTTCAATGGCAGGGCCAATTTGGTCTTTGAAGCATTGGAAACAATAATTTCCTGAAGCACAGATGTGACTGTATTTTCATTTGGTAATAATATGGTCGGACACTTGGACGTCGAAAAGAGAAAGATGACGAAAAGCTGGTGATAACCCAGAGGAAGAGATTCTGGCGAAGATCTACAACTCAGATAGAAAAAGAGCAAAACAACAACCACCAAAACAGCGTCGTTTCAGTTGTCAGAGGAATCCATGTGACCTCACAAACAGCCAGCTCTGTTTCTGTGTGATAATCATCTCTGACGACGACTAGGTCTCCAGGCCATGCATGACCTCCACTTTCCCAAGACCCCTTCTCTGTTTCTTCTAATATTGTTTACTTCTATCAATAATTTTTTGTTCATGCTAATTACTAAACTAAACCCCATTTGAACAATAAGACATTCTCTAGGGCTTCCCTTGTTTCTTGGGTTTTCGTTCCGATGGAATTTTGCTAACACCATTGTCCTAATTTGTTTTCTGTACGTGGAATTGTTTTTTGAGTAATTCCATTGATGAGAATTCTTTACAATCTCACCACCCTTTCGATCTACTAAAGAAATGAGAAAGATCCAAACCCAACTGGCATTCCTTTTAATGGATCATGATAATTGTTGTTAATAAGATTCGATTAGCGATTGAAGTCTTAAATAGGCAACTTGTGTTGGAGTTAGTCTGATCTTTTCCCTAATTCAGTGTTTTCAGCCTTGATTAATAACATCTCTTTCACAAGCAAGACCTAGTGTCCTAGCTACTTTGGAACATTGTTGATCTGATATCTACTAAATTATGAGTAAAGAGGCAAGGGTTGTTGTCAAATATCAAGTTATAACTGTTTCAAGTATCACATTACCGCAACACTGAGCTAATTGCAATTTATTATTTGTGGTTTAATATTGCGATAGTTTTTTAAGTATCTCTTTTGATTCAGTTTGGTTGATGTTATATTGAAACGTATTTTAAATATATTTACATAGAGGCATGTTCAGACGCGAATGTCTGCAGTGCCCTTAAAGTACATCTATGTGTTCTCAGCCATCAGGCGCTAATGACAGTGTTGCTCGTGCTGGACGAACACTTGGGGTATCCAGAAGGTGTTACCATGAAGATGAATTGCCAAGAAAATCAGGCTTGAAGGTCTGGGCAGCGACCTATGCCGAAAGTTCAAGCCTTATCAGGGTTAATTGCAAGCTTTTGGCTGACAAGTCCATTGGCAATAAGAAGAAGCTCAGGATCAAGGTTTGGTCTCCGTCCAACAAGAGAAACGTCAGCGACAGCGTTTGATCATGGCAAAAGCAGGGATGTTGCATTTTAGCATCCTCTTCTTATCGTCACTGTATCTATATACTTTTCGCTTGGAATTTATTTGCTTGTAGTTCTAACTTCTAAGTTTTAATTCATTCTCTATATTCAATGTTTTCAAGTTTGTGCAAATGAAGCGGTGACAAGAACTTGGGTAAATTAAACTGTATATGTAGATTGAAAATGTAGAAATGAAGAGCCCAAAATTAGTTGAAGGTCAGAATTCCATCTCTAAATTAGCTGTATGTTTCATTTGCAATCTAGCTAGGATCCAATCTATGTTAATCAAAAGGTTTTAGAAGTTAGAATCTAGAGTTTTGGTGAAACTAGTGTTGCCAACACAACTGTACAACACCCTTCCCTAGCTTTTCATGTCTAACTACATTAAGCTCTAGTCAGAATATGGAGTAGAGTGGAAGGCTGGAAGCTAGCTAGAAAAGGGTCGACTTTATTCGCATACAACTCATCACCTAACAAAGCACCCGGACTAATCCAGAGATTATGTCCCTTTAATCCACATTATCTCCTTCTCTAATCGCATGTGCGTCAACCGCAAACTACGGTTTACCACATCGACCTTTTAGCTTACCCCAACCCGTCACAATATACCAGAACGTACGTACCTTTTATATATTATTTGACCAGAATCATCAGAAATATACTACCTGGGTTTTTTCGTAAAGTATTTTAAAATGGCTGGCAAAAACCTAAGTAGAATATTGTTTGTTGACTTGTTCATGAAAAGATGGATATCGGGACCTCAAATTCTGGGAACTTGCTGCTAATTGTTCTTTGTTGCTAGCTAAGCTAAGCTAGCTAGCTGCTTCGCGATTTTTGTTGAAAATTCCAGCATCTTGGATGCTCGTCTTATTGCTATAATGATATGATGCTGTACTGATGTCAATATTTATACTGTAGTGACTCGAAAACTTGTTTTCATATTTAGACGGCCAATATAATGTTACTGATGAACTCTTTGCGAGAGTAAATGGAGTCTTGGAGAAACGTTTTAAATGATGAACTATTTCAATAAAAATAATCGGGCATGCACATTATTAGTTCTAGATCCATTTGATTAACGTATACGGTATACCTAATCCAAATTTCCAAGATGCTTACATTCATGTGATTGGAATATGTACAATCTTTGTCATGTGGATATGAGGTCGATCTGAAACAACAAGGTACTAAATTTGATGATCAAATCCCTACCTCACTAAGGCCACATACAGAAGCGTACCAAAGGCACCATGCATGCTTGTATATGACAGGACCAGTCGAGGCCATCCAAAAATAGTAGCCGGCCGGAGCTTAAGAACCACTTAATTACTTATAGCTAGGCCAAGAACTTGATTAATTACTATAGCTACTTGCTCATGCAAGTTAGCAAGTATGTAGTTTCATTTTTGCATTGCGAAATGTGAATTTTGTGGTCATTTAGGGTTGACACGCCCGGATTTCAGATTTGAATTTTGTTATGTATCGTTGGAACTACAAACTTGTTTTCCAACTGAACAGTAGCACATGCTCCGGAGGACGTCCGATACAGTCCACCATCCCTACTCAGTAAATTTTTTGCGTTATGATTTCAAGTGAGACAGAAAATCTTTGTATCATTCTACTGGATTTTGAGAAATTGTTTGTATCATTCTGTTGCTAGCAGTCAAGGAAGACAAGGAGAACACATTGCACAGAAGCTCTTTCCCTCCTTCAGCAATTATAAAACCAGAGGCTGCATGCCCTGGAATGTCAGACCAGAAAGGGTGGCCCTAGCCCTAAGCAGGGCTACGCTGTCTTCATCGAACTCAAACAAAACTTTCCCGAGATTATATATTATACGATCGATGGAGACTCATCAAACAAACAAGACCTTACTAATGTCGATTACTTATAAAAAAACACAACACTGAATTGCAGAATATGCTAGAGATACAATGACATGTACGGAGTCCACTGGAAATGCAAGGAACCCAAAACCGCCTGACAGCTATGAAAACCAACAAGAGCTGCAGACGACCGAAGTTAGAAAGAGACCGGCCGGTTTAGATTAAAATCGTCAATGTGTTTTGTCTTGGTATTATAGGCAAGACAAAATGATTTTTGTTATTTTCTAGCTGCTATGGAACTCCCCGGCTTCTACACAATTCTACTTGACCAGAAAACAACTCAATCATTCATGTTAACTGGTCTGATTGTTAGGTAAAGCATATGTTTACGAAGCTTACATCAAATTTTAAATTAACCATGAGATAGAAAATGACCAACTAATTCCATTGAACAAGAACAAAACCTAAATAGTGAAAGGATGAAATACTTTGAACCTCTTTCAACTGAGACGTTCTTTATTGTATGCATTGCTAGTTTATGCATCCATAATTGTTTCTTTACGCGACACATATCTTATATCTCAGCCCTTCCTTTCTCCTCTCATTTCTCAATTCTCAACAATAATATGCTGATCTGTTTTGCATGAAAGTTGGTGACTGCATTTTAAGCATAAATCTTTCTACAAGATTTGTAGTTCCTCTAACAAATAGACATGGATGTCCATCTTGGTTATTCAAGCAAAATATTCCATTCTTACATCACGAGTTCCCATATAAGCAAAATTTTCGTCAAAGAATAATTTGACAATACATTCAGATTATTCCATTCCTCGTTGAACATTATTGAACATCTGCAATATAACATTTTCTGGTACGGTCAAGCCGACAAGTAGTTGTACAAGAAGCATATAAAAGAGCTACATATCCATGCCGGATATGCTCAATGAGAGAGTGCTTGAGATTATAGATAGAGCATTAGATCTTAGATATAGAATTTAGAATCCGTTCTATCTTCATCTTAATTGATCAAGTTTATATAACCAAATTAAATGGCATAATTTAGCTAGGTAGACTAATTAATTGGTAATATAAAGCAAGTTGAGTCTTTGTCGAACCGCTGGTCTTAACTGGAAGACACTGATATCTAAAATTGATTATGTGAAGCACAAATATAAGCCACAGAGGTTTAATATGTCCCCATAATCTGGTGATGACAACAAGATCTCAGGTTGTCACATATGTGGTACAACTCGTGATCATCAAGTTGTAGTTTTCTATATATAACGATTAATTGAATAAAAGGTACATAAATCGATTTAGAGTAGCTATGTCGACCGCCATCCGCCATATATTTTTTTTTATCAAAAAACCTTCACTAAATTTCGGAGCTTAATGTAATCCAAACATTCCGAACGAGAAATACCGGATTTGGGACACAAATTCCAACAAGAAGAACATAAGACAGACAACAACAAGAAAAACAAGAGCATAGACATACGGCAAAAAAGCTTCTCTGAACCAAGCCAAGGTCGTAATTTGGGTCAACAACAAACGTGTGACCGTTCTGCCTGAACACCAAAATTCAAGAAAAATTTATGCCAAGCCTAGCCTAACAGTCTAACACAGACTCCATCGACAGAAAATTGCAACCTCTGATGAGAAGAGAGTGGCCACGTACCACGCCACCGTCAAGCAGTCAGGCAACCAGAAGTGCTCAGATCGAAAGCGCATGGAAAAGATCCAAGCAAACTTCGATACTCCCATGGAGT encodes the following:
- the LOC101307208 gene encoding transcription factor bHLH96-like, which translates into the protein MALEAVVYPKDYNPFSYVSKDFYSLANWGYDFSLQEDPQDKALVGLLDHQNNNIQHHQQGGLDENWDYNCSSSAPSFLHNVKEWDPPHSSPEALETPPPPPPQATTGRRKRRRTRSSKNKEEMENQRMTHIVVERNRRKQMNEYLAVLRSLMPTSYVQRGDQASIIGGAINFVKELEQLLQSMDGSHKRTSKPEQVPLAEFFTYPQFSTYATTQCIRNSSSSSSSSSGCIQVNDEPSMAPRSNNNNDNQWPAADIEVTMVDSHANLKILSKKRPRQLLKMVAGFQSLRLTVLHLNVTTVDEMVLYSVSVKMEEGCMLNTVDEIAAAVNEMLRRIQEASIS